In one window of Flavobacterium ginsengisoli DNA:
- a CDS encoding (4Fe-4S)-binding protein, whose amino-acid sequence MNPNNLIKEYTNGEVTIVWQSGKCIHSTNCVKNNPDVFRPKEKPWITPEKSTTEKIISTVNKCPSGALTFYMNNKT is encoded by the coding sequence ATGAATCCAAATAACCTCATTAAAGAATATACAAACGGAGAAGTTACGATTGTATGGCAATCTGGAAAATGTATTCATTCGACAAATTGTGTCAAAAACAATCCAGATGTCTTTCGTCCAAAAGAAAAACCTTGGATTACTCCAGAAAAATCTACAACTGAGAAAATAATTTCAACAGTTAATAAATGTCCGTCGGGAGCGTTGACATTTTATATGAATAATAAAACCTAA
- a CDS encoding YceI family protein, translated as MATTKWSIDPTHSEIGFKVKHMMFTNVSGKFGAYEASAITEGDSFDNADFSFSADIASVDTANADRDGHLRSGDFFDAENHPKLTFKSSSFKKINDGEFELTGDLNIKGVSKTVKFPVEFSGIMTDPWGNTKVGLSIEGKINRKDWGLNWNSALETGGVLVGEEVRLNIELQFVKQA; from the coding sequence ATGGCAACTACAAAATGGTCAATTGACCCAACTCACTCAGAAATTGGTTTTAAAGTTAAACACATGATGTTTACAAATGTTTCAGGAAAATTTGGAGCTTATGAAGCTTCTGCAATCACAGAAGGAGATAGTTTTGATAATGCAGATTTCAGTTTTTCTGCTGATATCGCTTCAGTAGATACTGCAAACGCAGATCGCGACGGACATTTAAGAAGCGGTGATTTCTTTGATGCTGAAAATCATCCAAAATTAACTTTCAAATCTTCTTCTTTCAAAAAAATCAATGATGGTGAATTTGAATTAACTGGAGATTTAAACATTAAAGGTGTTTCTAAAACAGTAAAATTCCCAGTTGAATTTAGTGGAATCATGACTGATCCTTGGGGAAATACAAAAGTAGGTTTAAGCATAGAAGGAAAAATTAATCGTAAAGATTGGGGTTTAAACTGGAACTCAGCTCTTGAAACAGGTGGTGTTTTAGTTGGAGAAGAAGTTCGTTTGAACATTGAATTACAATTTGTAAAACAAGCCTAA
- a CDS encoding helix-turn-helix domain-containing protein, with protein MKRYPIYSVQNFSCNDIHRDFYVNTFTEHLKNHSFVEEPHRHDSYLMVFFTKGSGLHEVDFDQFEIKRGSLFVLQPGQMHHWNLSEDIEGFVIIFSQELYNLYFGQKKINDYNFYHSIHNRPEMVFEENEIPKILPYFDLLIQENNQNSKHQLDKLLNLLDCIHIEVARKYNETYSHQAHSYNIKINAFESILEEYFRTQKLPSFYADKLNITLKHLNRICNEILEKTATEVITDRVILEIKRMLIDKQLAVNEVAFKVGYEDYSYFSRFFKKQTGMSPTEFRNTVR; from the coding sequence ATGAAACGATATCCGATTTATAGTGTTCAGAATTTTAGCTGTAACGATATTCACCGTGATTTTTATGTCAATACTTTTACAGAACATTTAAAGAATCACAGTTTTGTCGAAGAACCGCATAGGCATGATTCGTATTTAATGGTTTTTTTTACGAAAGGTTCTGGATTGCATGAAGTCGATTTTGACCAGTTCGAAATCAAAAGAGGAAGCCTTTTTGTGCTACAGCCAGGACAAATGCATCATTGGAATTTGTCTGAAGATATCGAAGGTTTTGTTATTATCTTTTCTCAGGAATTGTATAATTTGTATTTCGGACAAAAAAAGATCAATGATTATAATTTTTATCATTCCATTCATAATCGACCAGAAATGGTTTTTGAAGAAAATGAAATCCCAAAAATCCTTCCATATTTCGATTTGCTGATTCAGGAAAACAATCAAAATAGTAAACATCAATTAGATAAATTGTTGAATTTGTTAGATTGTATTCATATTGAAGTCGCTCGAAAATACAATGAAACTTATTCGCATCAAGCGCATTCCTACAATATCAAAATTAATGCATTTGAATCCATTTTAGAAGAATATTTCAGAACCCAAAAGTTGCCATCGTTTTATGCAGACAAGCTAAATATAACGTTGAAACATTTAAACAGAATTTGCAACGAAATCCTTGAAAAAACAGCTACAGAAGTAATCACGGATCGAGTAATTCTAGAAATAAAAAGAATGCTGATCGATAAGCAATTAGCGGTAAACGAGGTAGCATTTAAAGTAGGTTACGAAGATTACTCGTATTTCTCTAGATTTTTCAAAAAACAAACAGGAATGTCGCCAACAGAATTTAGAAACACAGTACGATGA
- a CDS encoding DUF983 domain-containing protein, translated as MSSALTHILSNECPICHKGKVFTDKNIFFNFGLPKMNEYCSHCNYKFQKEPGYFFGAMYVNYGLTVAQGIATYCIAQFFFEKNFDLRIIPIIAVVITLLTSFNLRFSRLAWIYMFKDYTK; from the coding sequence ATGTCAAGCGCATTAACTCATATTTTAAGCAACGAATGTCCTATTTGTCATAAAGGAAAAGTTTTTACAGACAAAAACATTTTCTTTAATTTTGGTTTACCAAAAATGAATGAATACTGCAGTCATTGCAATTATAAATTCCAAAAAGAACCTGGTTATTTCTTTGGAGCAATGTATGTAAACTACGGATTAACAGTTGCTCAAGGAATTGCCACTTATTGTATTGCTCAGTTTTTCTTCGAGAAAAATTTCGATTTAAGAATCATTCCCATTATTGCTGTTGTGATTACTTTATTAACTTCTTTCAATCTCCGATTTTCCAGATTAGCATGGATTTACATGTTTAAGGATTATACGAAATAA
- a CDS encoding DMT family transporter, whose amino-acid sequence MKQNLDYKLIIALAAVGIVWGTTFLGIKVAVETIPPWFVTSIRQGLAGLIMMTILLFKKELEWIGWENFKQQLIASVLMLVIANGFTTIAEQNIPSGLASVINALTPILIFLGSIMFGLQKMSLKGFTGVIIGFSGVVFIFKDGLVSFLDANYRTGMMFMGFAILAWAAGTIYTKTHANKSKNITLNLFYQFTIASCIQLVLASIFSPNPDFSSWSSRSIFAALYLSIFGSVIAFFCYNYALKHVTAVQVSILSYINTIIAVFLGWLLLDEIITIDFIIATALIILGVFIVNYKKKEKKAV is encoded by the coding sequence ATGAAACAGAATTTAGATTATAAATTAATTATAGCCCTTGCAGCCGTTGGAATTGTTTGGGGTACAACATTTTTAGGAATTAAGGTAGCAGTTGAAACGATTCCGCCTTGGTTTGTAACTTCAATTCGTCAGGGACTGGCAGGATTGATTATGATGACGATTTTATTATTCAAAAAAGAATTAGAATGGATTGGTTGGGAGAATTTCAAGCAACAGCTTATTGCTTCGGTTTTAATGCTTGTGATTGCAAATGGTTTTACAACAATTGCAGAGCAGAATATCCCAAGCGGACTAGCATCGGTCATAAATGCGCTGACTCCAATTCTTATTTTCTTGGGTAGTATTATGTTTGGATTGCAAAAAATGAGTTTAAAGGGATTTACTGGAGTGATTATTGGTTTTTCTGGTGTAGTTTTTATTTTTAAAGATGGACTTGTATCGTTTTTAGATGCCAATTACAGAACAGGAATGATGTTTATGGGATTTGCAATTTTGGCTTGGGCAGCAGGGACAATTTATACCAAAACGCATGCTAATAAATCGAAGAATATAACTCTTAATTTATTTTATCAATTTACAATCGCATCTTGCATTCAGTTAGTTTTGGCTTCGATTTTTTCGCCAAATCCTGACTTTAGTTCGTGGAGTTCAAGAAGTATTTTTGCGGCTTTGTATTTGTCAATCTTTGGATCTGTGATTGCTTTCTTCTGTTATAATTATGCTTTAAAACATGTTACAGCAGTTCAAGTTTCTATTTTGTCCTATATCAATACTATAATTGCGGTTTTCTTGGGCTGGTTGCTTTTGGATGAAATAATTACAATTGATTTTATTATTGCTACAGCTCTTATTATTCTTGGGGTTTTTATTGTAAATTACAAAAAGAAGGAAAAGAAAGCTGTATAA
- the galE gene encoding UDP-glucose 4-epimerase GalE has protein sequence MKVLVTGGLGFIGSHTVVELQNEGFEVVIIDNLSNSSEDVLKGITAITGKTPLFEKIDLREKSAVRDFFKKHNDVTGAIHFAASKAVGESVEQPLLYYENNISSLVYLLQELQQKPEASFIFSSSCTVYGQAEKMPITEDAPVQAAMSPYGNTKQIGEEIITDTAKVTNISAILLRYFNPVGAHESVEIGELPLGVPQNLVPFITQTGVGLRQELSVFGNDYPTPDGTAVRDYIHVVDLAKAHVIALQRLLNKKNLAKVETFNLGTGKGSSVLEVIHSFEKVSGKKLPYKMMPRREGDITEAYANTDKANNVLGWKAELSLDEAMASAWKWEQKVRNK, from the coding sequence ATGAAAGTATTAGTAACAGGAGGATTAGGTTTTATCGGTTCTCACACCGTAGTCGAATTACAAAATGAAGGCTTCGAGGTAGTGATCATTGATAATCTTTCTAATTCTTCAGAAGATGTTTTAAAAGGAATTACTGCGATTACAGGAAAAACGCCTTTATTCGAGAAAATTGATTTAAGAGAGAAAAGTGCCGTTCGGGATTTTTTTAAAAAACATAATGATGTTACTGGTGCCATTCATTTTGCCGCTTCAAAAGCAGTTGGCGAAAGTGTTGAACAGCCTTTATTGTATTATGAAAATAACATTAGCAGTTTAGTTTATCTTTTACAAGAATTACAGCAAAAACCTGAAGCGAGTTTTATTTTCAGCTCTTCTTGTACGGTTTACGGTCAAGCCGAAAAAATGCCAATTACAGAAGATGCTCCGGTTCAGGCAGCAATGTCTCCGTACGGAAACACAAAACAGATTGGAGAAGAAATTATTACAGATACAGCTAAAGTTACCAATATCAGCGCTATTTTATTGCGTTACTTTAATCCAGTAGGAGCACACGAATCTGTTGAAATTGGAGAATTACCATTAGGAGTTCCGCAAAATTTGGTTCCGTTTATTACACAAACTGGAGTAGGATTGCGTCAGGAATTATCGGTTTTCGGAAATGATTACCCAACACCAGACGGAACTGCTGTTCGTGATTACATTCACGTCGTAGATTTAGCAAAAGCACACGTAATTGCTTTACAACGTTTGTTAAACAAAAAGAACTTGGCAAAAGTAGAAACTTTCAATTTAGGAACAGGAAAAGGAAGTTCTGTTTTAGAAGTCATTCATAGTTTTGAAAAAGTTAGCGGTAAAAAATTGCCTTACAAGATGATGCCTCGTCGTGAAGGTGATATTACTGAAGCTTATGCAAATACAGATAAGGCAAATAATGTCTTAGGATGGAAGGCTGAACTAAGTTTAGACGAAGCAATGGCAAGTGCTTGGAAATGGGAACAAAAAGTGAGGAATAAATAG
- a CDS encoding nuclear transport factor 2 family protein, which produces MRKGSLLILMILLQFSVLAQKTNSKEENAVSSQIEILRQAMIDADGAKLKALTSDKLNYVHSNGNFQNQAEFIEGIVSGKSDFVSIDFQNQTITIQNDVAIVRHVLSAHTKDDGIDRDIKIGIMLVWQKQKGKWVLIARQAYKLTT; this is translated from the coding sequence ATGAGAAAAGGTAGTCTTTTAATTTTAATGATTCTTCTTCAGTTTTCGGTTTTGGCTCAAAAAACGAATTCTAAAGAAGAGAATGCCGTTAGCAGTCAAATCGAAATTTTGCGTCAGGCAATGATTGATGCTGATGGAGCGAAATTGAAAGCGCTAACTTCGGACAAATTAAATTATGTTCACTCAAATGGTAATTTTCAAAACCAAGCTGAATTTATAGAAGGAATCGTAAGTGGAAAATCTGATTTTGTTTCGATCGATTTTCAGAACCAAACTATAACTATTCAAAATGATGTTGCCATAGTTCGACATGTTTTATCGGCTCATACCAAAGACGATGGAATAGATCGAGATATTAAAATAGGAATAATGCTCGTTTGGCAGAAACAAAAAGGCAAATGGGTTTTAATTGCTAGACAAGCTTATAAATTAACTACATAA